The following proteins are encoded in a genomic region of Fundidesulfovibrio soli:
- the dapB gene encoding 4-hydroxy-tetrahydrodipicolinate reductase, with the protein MSVCDVIIMGAGGRMGGTLAALAMADPELNLAGVVERPQHEASLEKFACVRGTDAKEVFAKLPGAVVVDFTAPEASVAVSKAAAELGNPVVFGTTGFKPEQLLELEASAAKAPMFWSPNMSVGVNTLMKLLPMLVEALGPDYDLEITEIHHNKKVDSPSGTAIKLGQVIAAARGQALDDVKKCGREGIVGARTKDEIGVLAVRGGDVVGDHTVYFFGPGERIEVTHRAHSRENFARGALRAARWIGSQKPGKLYTMADMLA; encoded by the coding sequence ATGAGCGTGTGCGATGTGATCATCATGGGCGCGGGCGGCCGCATGGGCGGCACCCTGGCGGCGTTGGCCATGGCCGACCCTGAACTCAACCTGGCGGGCGTGGTGGAGCGGCCCCAGCACGAGGCATCGCTCGAGAAATTCGCCTGCGTGCGCGGCACCGACGCAAAAGAGGTCTTCGCCAAGCTGCCCGGCGCCGTGGTGGTGGACTTCACCGCCCCGGAGGCCAGCGTGGCCGTATCCAAGGCCGCTGCCGAGCTGGGCAACCCCGTGGTCTTCGGCACCACCGGCTTCAAGCCAGAGCAGCTGCTCGAGCTTGAGGCCTCCGCCGCCAAGGCGCCCATGTTCTGGTCCCCCAACATGAGCGTGGGCGTGAACACCCTCATGAAGCTCCTGCCCATGCTGGTTGAGGCCCTGGGCCCCGACTACGACCTGGAAATCACCGAAATCCACCACAACAAGAAGGTGGACTCCCCCAGCGGCACGGCCATCAAGCTGGGGCAGGTGATCGCCGCCGCCCGGGGCCAGGCCCTGGACGACGTGAAGAAGTGCGGGCGCGAGGGCATCGTGGGCGCGCGCACCAAGGACGAGATCGGCGTGCTGGCCGTGCGCGGCGGCGACGTGGTGGGCGACCACACGGTCTATTTCTTCGGCCCTGGCGAGCGCATCGAGGTGACGCACCGCGCCCACTCCCGCGAGAACTTCGCCCGGGGGGCGCTGCGCGCCGCGCGCTGGATCGGCTCCCAGAAGCCGGGCAAGCTCTACACCATGGCCGACATGCTGGCATGA
- a CDS encoding NAD+ synthase, translating into MKIGLLQINTVAGDLCGNAARIARNAEVAAEQGAELCVTPELALTGYPPRDLLLSSAFIEKARHELNRLAERLVKGPAVLVGTAIPTGRGDAKPLYNCAALLRGGVVEAFIPKMLLPTYDVFDEDRYFEPGDSLGFVEIGGKRIGVTICEDIWNDKDFWQSRRYRDDPVERLVAEGAQAILNLSASPFTLGKQAMREKLIASAARKYGLPVLYCNQVGGNDDLVFDGRSMAADAQGNLTMRAKGFGEDVLVVDLNALDECSPDCEPALAQDDFSPEAEAWRALVLGVRDYAAKCGFPGALLGLSGGIDSALTAAIAAEALGPQKVLGVLMPSPYSSQGSVDDSLELAARLGIETMTLPIEGIMGCFESTLAEAFAGRDPDTTEENIQSRIRGNLLMAVSNKFGKLLLTTGNKSELAVGYCTIYGDMSGGLAVISDVPKTMVYRLAAWCNANRADLIPQAIIDKAPSAELRPDQKDQDSLPPYEELDAILRLRVELQASVDEIAAAGFDRVVVGKVCRLVKNAEFKRRQAAPGLKITDRAFGTGWRMPVACRMEY; encoded by the coding sequence ATGAAGATAGGGCTGCTCCAGATAAACACCGTGGCTGGCGACCTCTGCGGCAATGCCGCCAGGATCGCCCGCAACGCGGAGGTTGCGGCCGAGCAGGGCGCGGAGCTGTGCGTCACCCCGGAGCTGGCCCTCACGGGCTATCCGCCCCGCGACCTGCTGCTTTCCTCGGCCTTCATCGAGAAGGCCCGTCACGAGCTGAACAGGCTGGCGGAGCGCCTGGTCAAAGGCCCGGCGGTCCTGGTGGGCACGGCCATCCCCACGGGGCGCGGAGACGCCAAGCCCTTGTACAATTGCGCGGCCCTCCTGCGCGGCGGTGTCGTGGAGGCCTTCATCCCCAAGATGCTGCTGCCCACCTACGACGTCTTCGACGAGGACCGCTACTTCGAGCCCGGAGACAGCCTCGGCTTCGTGGAGATCGGCGGCAAACGGATTGGCGTGACCATCTGCGAAGACATCTGGAACGACAAGGACTTCTGGCAGAGCCGCCGCTACCGTGACGACCCCGTTGAGCGGCTGGTGGCCGAGGGGGCGCAGGCCATCCTCAACCTCTCCGCCTCGCCCTTCACCCTGGGCAAGCAGGCCATGCGCGAGAAGCTCATCGCAAGCGCCGCGCGCAAGTACGGCCTGCCCGTGCTCTATTGCAACCAGGTGGGCGGCAACGACGACCTGGTGTTCGACGGCCGCTCCATGGCCGCCGACGCCCAAGGCAACCTGACCATGCGCGCCAAGGGTTTCGGTGAGGACGTCCTGGTCGTGGATCTGAACGCTCTGGACGAATGTTCGCCGGACTGCGAACCGGCCCTGGCCCAGGACGATTTCTCGCCCGAGGCCGAGGCCTGGCGCGCCCTGGTGCTGGGCGTGCGGGATTATGCCGCCAAGTGCGGCTTTCCGGGAGCGCTGCTGGGACTTTCCGGCGGCATCGACTCCGCCCTGACCGCCGCCATCGCCGCCGAAGCCCTGGGGCCGCAGAAGGTGCTCGGCGTGCTCATGCCCAGCCCCTATTCCAGCCAGGGCAGTGTGGACGACTCCCTGGAGCTGGCGGCGCGCCTTGGAATCGAGACCATGACCCTGCCCATCGAGGGCATCATGGGCTGTTTCGAGAGCACGCTGGCCGAAGCCTTCGCCGGGCGCGACCCGGACACCACGGAGGAGAACATCCAGTCGCGCATCCGGGGCAACCTGCTCATGGCGGTCTCCAACAAGTTCGGCAAGCTCCTGCTGACCACGGGCAACAAATCCGAGCTGGCCGTGGGCTACTGCACCATATACGGCGACATGTCCGGCGGCCTGGCCGTGATCTCGGACGTGCCCAAGACCATGGTCTACCGCCTGGCCGCGTGGTGCAACGCCAACCGGGCCGACCTGATCCCCCAGGCCATCATCGACAAGGCCCCTTCGGCTGAGCTGCGTCCCGACCAGAAGGACCAGGACAGCCTGCCTCCCTATGAGGAGCTGGACGCCATCCTGCGCCTGCGCGTGGAGCTGCAGGCCTCGGTGGACGAGATCGCGGCGGCCGGGTTCGACAGGGTGGTGGTGGGCAAGGTGTGCAGGCTGGTGAAGAACGCGGAGTTCAAGCGCCGTCAGGCCGCCCCCGGCCTGAAAATAACGGACAGGGCCTTCGGTACGGGCTGGCGTATGCCCGTGGCCTGCCGCATGGAGTATTGA